In Pseudomonas alcaliphila JAB1, a single window of DNA contains:
- a CDS encoding NAD-dependent epimerase/dehydratase family protein, whose amino-acid sequence MKILVTGASGFIGGRFARFALEQGLDVRVNGRRAEGVQHLIKRGAEFVQGDLGDAELAQALCRDVEAVVHCAGAVGVWGDYAHFHQANVTVTENVVDACLKQKVRRLVHLSSPSIYFDGKSHVDIREEQVPKRFSDHYGKTKYLAEQQVFAAQEFGLEVIALRPRFVTGAGDTSIFPRLIGMQRKGRLAIIGNGLNKVDFTNVHNLNDALLSSLQVGGAALGQVYNISNGAPVPLWDVVNYVLRRLELPPVTRHVPFPLAYAAATLNEGVCRVLPGRPEPSLFRLGVAVMARDFSLNIDRAREYLGYEPRASLWDALDEFCTWWQAQMGPQA is encoded by the coding sequence ATGAAGATTCTGGTCACCGGCGCGAGTGGCTTCATCGGGGGGCGCTTCGCTCGTTTCGCGCTCGAACAGGGCCTGGACGTGCGGGTCAACGGCCGTCGTGCCGAGGGCGTGCAGCATCTGATCAAGCGCGGCGCCGAGTTCGTCCAGGGCGATCTGGGGGATGCCGAGCTTGCGCAGGCGCTGTGCCGGGATGTCGAGGCCGTGGTGCACTGCGCGGGCGCGGTGGGCGTGTGGGGCGACTATGCGCATTTTCATCAGGCCAACGTCACGGTCACCGAGAATGTCGTCGATGCCTGCCTCAAACAGAAGGTGCGGCGCCTGGTGCATCTGTCCTCACCGTCGATCTATTTCGATGGCAAGTCCCATGTCGATATTCGCGAGGAGCAGGTGCCCAAGCGCTTCTCCGATCACTACGGCAAGACCAAGTACCTGGCCGAGCAGCAGGTGTTCGCCGCGCAGGAGTTCGGCCTGGAGGTGATCGCCCTGCGTCCGCGCTTCGTCACCGGCGCGGGTGATACCAGCATCTTCCCGCGCTTGATCGGCATGCAGCGCAAGGGGCGCCTGGCGATCATCGGCAATGGTCTGAACAAGGTCGACTTCACCAACGTGCACAATCTCAACGACGCCTTGCTCAGCTCGCTGCAGGTGGGCGGGGCGGCGCTCGGCCAGGTGTACAACATCAGCAACGGCGCGCCGGTGCCGCTGTGGGACGTGGTCAATTACGTGCTGCGCCGCCTGGAGTTGCCGCCGGTGACGCGGCATGTGCCGTTCCCGCTGGCCTACGCCGCGGCGACGCTCAACGAAGGCGTGTGTCGGGTGCTGCCGGGGCGGCCCGAACCGAGTCTGTTTCGCCTTGGTGTGGCGGTGATGGCCAGGGATTTCTCCCTGAACATCGACCGTGCCCGCGAGTACCTTGGCTACGAACCCCGGGCCAGTCTGTGGGATGCACTGGATGAATTCTGCACCTGGTGGCAGGCGCAGATGGGACCTCAGGCGTAG
- a CDS encoding acyl-CoA dehydrogenase family protein produces the protein MPWSSLFQPSERLTAEVGLEDWYARLLERLGGTPQPFELALMGGLLAATPGLAFLAGYQAALRMLWPAAPWTAGALCVTENRSTRPADMNTRIDGLQITGRKDFVTAAECADWLLVAAREEDEGQAPRLALGVVRQGAPGVRIEPLPALPLMPDIGHARLHLEQAHGERLAGDGWDDYVKPFRTLEDVHVLTAVVAWQFGVGRDCAWPETLLLRLQALLAGCAEVARQAPDAPTTHLLLAGLFAEQQALAGELEVAFAGGPVRWAELWQRDKGLLRIAEAARSKRLEKARRIVAGR, from the coding sequence ATGCCCTGGTCGAGTCTGTTTCAGCCCAGTGAGCGCCTGACTGCCGAGGTGGGCCTGGAAGACTGGTACGCCCGTTTGCTGGAGCGTCTGGGCGGCACGCCGCAACCCTTCGAACTGGCGCTGATGGGCGGCCTGCTGGCGGCCACGCCGGGGTTGGCGTTTCTCGCCGGCTATCAGGCGGCGTTGCGCATGCTGTGGCCGGCGGCGCCCTGGACGGCAGGCGCCCTGTGCGTGACGGAGAACCGCAGCACCCGCCCGGCGGACATGAACACGCGTATCGACGGCCTGCAGATCACGGGGCGCAAGGATTTCGTCACCGCTGCCGAATGTGCCGACTGGCTGCTGGTGGCGGCGCGCGAGGAGGACGAGGGGCAGGCGCCGCGTCTGGCTCTGGGCGTGGTACGCCAGGGCGCGCCAGGTGTACGTATCGAGCCGCTGCCGGCCCTGCCGTTGATGCCGGATATCGGCCATGCGCGACTGCACCTGGAACAGGCCCACGGCGAGCGCCTGGCCGGCGACGGCTGGGACGACTACGTCAAGCCCTTCCGCACCCTGGAAGACGTGCACGTACTTACCGCTGTTGTCGCCTGGCAGTTTGGCGTGGGGCGCGATTGTGCCTGGCCTGAAACGCTGCTATTGCGCCTGCAGGCGCTGCTGGCCGGTTGTGCCGAGGTCGCGCGGCAGGCGCCCGATGCGCCCACCACCCATCTGCTGCTGGCCGGGTTGTTCGCCGAGCAGCAGGCGTTGGCGGGCGAGCTGGAGGTGGCCTTTGCCGGCGGTCCTGTGCGCTGGGCCGAGCTGTGGCAGCGCGACAAGGGCTTGCTGCGCATCGCCGAGGCGGCGCGCAGCAAGCGTCTGGAGAAAGCGCGGCGGATTGTCGCCGGCCGTTGA
- a CDS encoding metalloregulator ArsR/SmtB family transcription factor: MDIDTIIKALAHPVRRDILDWLKEPELNFAEQDHPLEIGVCAGKIFLRTGLSQSTVSAHLTTLQRAGLVTSRKVGQWHFFKRNDELIQAFVERLGQQL; the protein is encoded by the coding sequence ATGGACATCGACACCATCATCAAGGCCCTCGCCCACCCAGTACGCCGCGACATCCTCGACTGGCTGAAGGAGCCCGAGCTCAACTTCGCCGAACAGGATCACCCGCTGGAGATCGGCGTGTGCGCCGGCAAGATTTTCCTGCGCACCGGGCTGTCGCAATCCACCGTTTCCGCCCATCTGACCACCCTGCAACGCGCCGGTCTGGTGACCAGTCGCAAGGTCGGCCAGTGGCACTTCTTCAAGCGCAACGACGAGCTGATCCAGGCTTTCGTCGAGCGCCTCGGCCAGCAACTCTGA
- a CDS encoding ACP phosphodiesterase, with translation MNYLAHLHLGGDAPPQLLGSLYGDFVKGPLAGRWPTEIEAAIRLHRRIDAFTDSHPLQARARARFPAARRRTAGMLLDLFFDHCLARDWAEYAAQPLDHFTREVYRVLAAEAELPGRLALMAPRMAAQDWLGSYREFAVLEQVIAGMQRRLSRPQLLDGSLAELERLYEPLSEDFRAFYPELMAFAQSELRRHGAVDSRHG, from the coding sequence ATGAACTACCTGGCCCATCTTCATCTTGGCGGCGATGCGCCGCCGCAACTGCTCGGCAGCCTGTATGGCGACTTCGTCAAGGGCCCCCTGGCCGGACGCTGGCCGACTGAGATCGAAGCGGCCATCCGCCTGCACCGGCGCATCGACGCCTTTACCGACAGCCACCCGCTACAGGCACGCGCGCGTGCCCGGTTTCCCGCCGCGCGGCGACGCACGGCCGGCATGCTGCTGGACCTGTTCTTCGACCATTGCCTGGCCCGCGATTGGGCCGAGTATGCGGCGCAGCCGCTGGACCATTTCACCCGCGAGGTGTACCGGGTGCTGGCCGCCGAGGCCGAGCTGCCAGGGCGCCTGGCGCTGATGGCGCCGCGCATGGCGGCGCAGGACTGGCTGGGCAGCTACCGCGAGTTCGCGGTGCTAGAGCAGGTGATCGCCGGCATGCAGCGACGGCTGTCGCGGCCGCAGTTGCTCGACGGCAGCCTGGCGGAGTTGGAGCGGCTGTACGAGCCGCTGAGCGAGGATTTTCGCGCCTTCTATCCTGAGCTGATGGCCTTCGCCCAAAGTGAGTTGCGCCGCCACGGGGCCGTGGATTCGCGCCACGGGTAG
- a CDS encoding alkene reductase — protein sequence MPTLFDPIQIGDLHLNNRIIMAPLTRCRADEGRVPNALMAEYYVQRASAGLIISEATAVTPMGVGYPNTPGIWSDAQIRGWSNITQAIHAHGGKIVLQLWHVGRISDPIYLNGELPVAPSAIQPAGHVSLVRPIKDFVTPRALETEEIADIVEAYRQGAENAMAAGFDGVEIHGANGYLLDQFLQSSTNQRTDRYGGSVENRARLLLEVTDAAISVWGAGRVGVHLAPRADSHDMGDANRGETFGYVARELGKRGIAFICAREKADDDSLTPQLKKEFGGVFIANERFTKDQANAWLAEGKADAVAFGIPFIANPDLPQRLEQDAALNEPHPETFYGSGPVGYIDYPRL from the coding sequence ATGCCCACACTGTTCGACCCCATCCAGATCGGTGATCTGCACCTGAACAACCGCATCATCATGGCGCCGCTGACCCGCTGCCGCGCCGACGAAGGCCGCGTGCCCAACGCGCTGATGGCCGAGTACTACGTGCAGCGCGCCTCGGCCGGCCTGATCATCAGCGAAGCCACTGCTGTCACGCCGATGGGCGTGGGCTACCCGAACACCCCCGGCATCTGGTCGGATGCGCAGATCCGCGGCTGGAGCAACATCACCCAGGCGATACACGCCCATGGCGGCAAGATCGTCCTGCAGCTGTGGCACGTCGGCCGCATCTCCGACCCCATCTACCTGAACGGCGAACTGCCGGTCGCTCCCAGCGCGATCCAGCCGGCCGGCCACGTCAGCCTGGTGCGCCCGATCAAGGACTTCGTTACCCCACGTGCACTGGAGACCGAAGAAATCGCCGATATCGTCGAGGCTTATCGTCAAGGCGCCGAGAACGCCATGGCCGCCGGTTTCGATGGTGTGGAAATCCACGGTGCCAACGGTTACCTGCTCGACCAGTTCCTGCAGAGCAGCACCAACCAGCGCACCGACCGCTACGGTGGCAGCGTCGAGAACCGCGCGCGTCTGCTGCTGGAAGTGACCGATGCAGCCATCTCGGTATGGGGCGCCGGCCGCGTCGGCGTACACCTGGCACCGCGTGCCGATTCGCACGACATGGGTGACGCCAACCGCGGCGAAACCTTCGGCTACGTCGCTCGCGAGCTGGGCAAACGCGGCATCGCCTTCATCTGCGCTCGCGAAAAAGCCGACGACGACAGCCTGACGCCGCAACTGAAGAAGGAATTCGGCGGCGTATTCATCGCCAACGAACGCTTCACCAAGGATCAGGCCAACGCCTGGCTGGCCGAAGGCAAGGCTGATGCCGTGGCTTTCGGCATCCCCTTCATAGCCAACCCGGACCTGCCGCAACGCCTGGAACAGGACGCCGCGCTGAACGAGCCGCACCCGGAAACCTTCTACGGCTCCGGCCCGGTCGGCTATATCGACTATCCGCGTCTGTAA
- a CDS encoding lysophospholipid acyltransferase family protein, producing MAKLRLSLRLFHLALVIAFGTLLAGIVSLFERVVRHDLMPLRQRLTRWFLARLGGALPFRVRVEGELPTQPMLWVSNHVSWTDIPLLGALQPLSFLSKAEVRDWPVAGWLAHKAGTQFIRRGAGDSSQVGQQLTRHLQQGHHLLIFPEGTTTDGLALRTFHGRLLSSAIDSGVAVQPVAIRYLRDGQPCPVAPFIGDDDMLSHLLRLLSSSACEVEIRLLAPIPSESRSRNELARHSQAIIACALQLETPAMVPTEAEAA from the coding sequence ATGGCCAAACTGCGTCTGTCCCTGCGCCTCTTTCATCTGGCCCTGGTAATCGCCTTCGGCACCTTGCTGGCCGGCATCGTCAGCCTGTTCGAGCGGGTGGTTCGGCATGACCTGATGCCGCTGCGCCAACGTCTGACGCGCTGGTTTCTGGCGCGCCTGGGCGGCGCCCTGCCATTTCGCGTGCGGGTCGAGGGCGAGCTGCCGACGCAGCCGATGCTGTGGGTCAGCAACCATGTGTCATGGACCGACATTCCGCTGTTGGGCGCCCTGCAGCCGCTGTCCTTCCTGTCCAAGGCGGAGGTGCGCGACTGGCCGGTCGCCGGCTGGCTGGCACACAAGGCCGGCACGCAGTTCATCCGCCGCGGTGCGGGCGACAGCAGCCAGGTCGGCCAGCAGCTCACCCGCCATCTGCAGCAGGGTCATCACCTGCTGATATTTCCCGAAGGCACTACCACCGACGGCCTCGCGCTGCGCACGTTCCACGGCCGCCTGCTGAGCAGCGCCATCGACAGCGGCGTGGCCGTACAACCCGTCGCCATCCGTTATCTGCGCGACGGCCAGCCCTGCCCCGTGGCCCCCTTTATCGGCGACGACGACATGCTTTCGCACCTGCTGCGCCTGCTCTCGAGCTCGGCCTGTGAAGTGGAGATACGCCTGCTTGCGCCGATTCCCAGCGAATCACGCAGCCGCAACGAGCTGGCCCGGCACAGCCAGGCCATCATCGCCTGTGCCTTGCAACTGGAAACGCCCGCCATGGTGCCGACCGAAGCCGAAGCTGCCTAA
- a CDS encoding ATPase yields MRNDANDELDNLPSLTPERREDFAEPREEPAARSSRVTSSKAAVAKGASTGPLWALVGALSFALAGLGWWSLQQIGLMEQRLVATQESFARISEEAAGRIQDISGKVVATESNVTSGSEALKLQVKQLENRLAELGKQQQQSATAQAALDKRIEQLGAELKSGIGASADFDKRLQALSTEQAALKSAQADVKATQAELAKLDTRIKALGGDIDALKKQGNPAQSIRSLEQDLLVLRSELDNRPAASAGPNTAEFDAFRAQMTRNINTLQSQVVNLQQQINQR; encoded by the coding sequence ATGCGTAACGACGCCAACGACGAACTCGACAACCTGCCCAGCCTGACTCCGGAGCGCCGTGAGGATTTCGCCGAGCCGCGTGAGGAGCCCGCCGCGCGCAGCAGCCGCGTGACCAGCAGCAAGGCTGCAGTGGCCAAGGGCGCCAGTACCGGGCCGCTGTGGGCGCTGGTTGGCGCGCTGAGTTTCGCCCTGGCCGGCCTGGGCTGGTGGAGCCTGCAGCAGATCGGCCTGATGGAGCAGCGCCTGGTGGCGACCCAGGAAAGCTTCGCGCGCATCAGCGAGGAGGCGGCCGGACGAATTCAGGATATTTCCGGCAAGGTGGTGGCCACCGAGTCCAACGTCACCAGCGGCAGCGAGGCACTCAAGCTGCAGGTCAAGCAGCTGGAAAATCGCCTGGCCGAGCTGGGCAAGCAGCAACAGCAGAGCGCCACGGCGCAAGCAGCGCTGGACAAGCGTATCGAGCAGTTGGGTGCGGAGCTCAAGAGTGGCATCGGCGCCAGCGCCGACTTCGACAAGCGTCTGCAGGCGCTCTCCACCGAGCAGGCAGCGCTGAAATCCGCCCAGGCGGACGTCAAGGCGACCCAGGCCGAACTGGCCAAGCTCGATACCCGCATCAAGGCCCTCGGTGGCGATATCGATGCGCTGAAGAAGCAGGGCAATCCGGCGCAATCGATCCGTAGCCTGGAGCAGGATCTGCTGGTGCTGCGCAGCGAGCTGGACAACCGCCCGGCCGCCAGTGCCGGGCCGAATACCGCCGAGTTCGATGCCTTCCGCGCGCAGATGACGCGCAACATCAATACCCTGCAGAGCCAGGTGGTGAATCTGCAGCAGCAGATCAATCAGCGCTGA
- a CDS encoding LysR family transcriptional regulator ArgP, translating to MFDYKLLAALAAVVEQAGFERAAQVLGLSQSAVSQRIKLLEARVGQPVLVRATPPAPTEIGRRLLNHVQQVRLLERDLQGQVPGLDEQALPERLRIAINADSLATWWAAATAEFCAAQQVLMELVVEDQEVGLKRMRAGEVAGCVCAAERPVAGARSLALGAMRYRALASPAFIARHFAAGVSADALVRAPAIVYGPDDQLQHRYLAGLGVTGAFAYHLCPSSEGFVRLAEGGLGWGLVPELQVREELASGRLVDLLPERFIDVPLYWHHWRNGGELLSELTERLRRAAGGALVQAQPGP from the coding sequence AGGCCGGCTTCGAACGCGCGGCGCAGGTGCTGGGGCTGTCGCAGTCGGCGGTGTCGCAACGCATCAAGTTGCTCGAAGCACGGGTCGGCCAGCCGGTGCTGGTGCGCGCGACGCCGCCAGCGCCTACCGAAATCGGTCGGCGCCTGCTCAACCACGTGCAGCAGGTGCGCCTGCTCGAACGCGACCTGCAAGGCCAGGTGCCGGGGCTAGATGAACAGGCCTTGCCCGAGCGCCTGCGCATCGCCATCAACGCCGACAGCCTGGCGACCTGGTGGGCGGCGGCGACCGCCGAATTCTGTGCCGCTCAGCAGGTGTTGATGGAGCTGGTGGTGGAGGATCAGGAGGTCGGTCTCAAGCGCATGCGCGCGGGCGAGGTGGCTGGTTGCGTGTGTGCCGCCGAGCGCCCGGTGGCGGGTGCGCGCAGTCTGGCGCTGGGGGCGATGCGCTATCGCGCGCTGGCCAGCCCGGCCTTCATCGCCCGGCATTTTGCCGCTGGCGTCAGCGCTGACGCGCTGGTGCGTGCGCCAGCCATCGTTTACGGCCCGGATGATCAGTTGCAGCATCGTTATCTGGCAGGCCTCGGTGTCACCGGTGCTTTTGCCTATCACCTGTGCCCCTCGTCCGAAGGCTTCGTGCGTCTCGCTGAAGGCGGTTTGGGCTGGGGCCTGGTGCCGGAACTGCAGGTGCGCGAGGAGCTGGCCAGCGGCAGGCTGGTGGATCTGCTGCCCGAGCGCTTCATCGATGTGCCGTTGTACTGGCACCATTGGCGCAATGGCGGCGAATTGCTCAGCGAGCTGACCGAACGCCTGCGTCGCGCAGCCGGCGGCGCGCTGGTGCAGGCGCAACCCGGGCCGTAG
- the olsB gene encoding L-ornithine N(alpha)-acyltransferase: protein MTQTARRLQAERLQGPAALREAQALRYRVFSAEFDAKLNGAELGLDMDDYDIHCSHIGVRDLNSGELVATTRLLDHQAAAGLGRYYSEEEFALHGLAKLEGPVLEIGRTCVDVAYRNGATIAVLWGELAEVLNEGGYRYLMGCASISMQDGGIQAHAVMQRLRERYLCTEHLRAEPKHPLPQLDLPGNVIAEMPPLLKAYMRLGAKICGEPCWDKDFQVADVFILLKRDELCPRYARHFKAAV from the coding sequence ATGACTCAAACCGCTCGCCGTCTGCAGGCCGAACGTCTGCAAGGCCCCGCCGCCCTGCGTGAAGCTCAGGCCTTGCGCTACCGCGTATTCAGCGCGGAATTCGATGCCAAGCTCAACGGCGCCGAACTGGGTCTGGACATGGACGACTACGACATCCACTGCAGCCATATCGGCGTGCGTGATCTCAACAGCGGCGAACTGGTCGCCACCACCCGCCTGCTCGACCACCAGGCCGCCGCGGGTCTCGGTCGCTACTACAGCGAAGAGGAATTCGCCCTGCACGGCCTGGCCAAGCTGGAAGGCCCGGTACTGGAAATCGGCCGCACCTGCGTCGATGTCGCCTACCGCAACGGCGCCACCATCGCCGTGCTCTGGGGCGAACTGGCCGAAGTACTCAACGAAGGCGGCTACCGCTACCTGATGGGCTGCGCCAGCATCTCCATGCAGGACGGCGGCATCCAGGCGCATGCCGTGATGCAGCGCCTGCGCGAACGTTACCTGTGCACCGAACACCTGCGTGCCGAGCCCAAGCATCCCCTGCCGCAACTGGATCTGCCGGGCAACGTCATCGCCGAGATGCCACCACTGCTCAAGGCTTACATGCGCCTGGGCGCGAAAATCTGCGGCGAGCCGTGCTGGGACAAGGACTTCCAGGTGGCCGACGTGTTCATCCTGCTCAAGCGCGACGAGCTGTGCCCACGCTATGCCCGGCACTTCAAGGCGGCAGTCTGA
- a CDS encoding universal stress protein: MIKILVATDLSERSAHAVQRAVQLIRRQGGGEWSLLHVIDDDAPAAHVQRQVQQAETLLQAQAERLGEQAGSIPRVIVGTGEAAAVIVESAQGMGADLLLVGAHRKSALRDFFVGTTLERVVRSSHLPVLRVNGPVTHEYRHALLAMDLSRTSQQALNRARELGLASLDNLHVASAVEPVAAGAMMEAGISAEVLENQRELLRQQLVERLDAVGAKLGHERLLVQIGSPEGVIGEALRHSGADLLVLGTHAREGVSRFFLGSVASQLLASVDSDALIVPPAD, translated from the coding sequence ATGATCAAGATTCTGGTAGCGACCGACCTGTCCGAGCGTTCGGCGCATGCGGTGCAGCGCGCCGTGCAACTGATCCGCCGTCAGGGTGGCGGTGAGTGGAGTCTTCTGCATGTGATCGATGACGATGCGCCGGCCGCGCACGTGCAGCGTCAGGTGCAACAAGCCGAGACGCTCTTGCAGGCGCAGGCTGAACGCCTGGGCGAGCAGGCCGGCAGCATTCCGCGGGTGATCGTGGGCACTGGCGAGGCCGCGGCGGTGATCGTCGAGAGCGCGCAGGGCATGGGCGCCGATCTACTGCTGGTGGGCGCGCATCGCAAGTCGGCGCTGCGCGACTTCTTCGTCGGCACCACGCTCGAACGCGTGGTGCGCAGCAGCCATCTGCCGGTGCTGCGGGTCAATGGCCCGGTGACCCACGAGTATCGTCATGCGCTGCTGGCGATGGACCTGTCGCGTACGTCGCAACAGGCTCTGAACCGGGCGCGTGAGCTGGGCCTGGCGAGCCTGGACAACCTGCATGTGGCCAGTGCGGTCGAGCCGGTGGCGGCGGGCGCGATGATGGAAGCCGGCATCAGCGCCGAGGTGCTGGAGAATCAGCGTGAGCTGCTGCGTCAGCAACTGGTGGAGCGCCTCGATGCAGTCGGCGCGAAGCTGGGTCACGAGCGTTTGCTGGTGCAGATCGGCTCACCGGAAGGGGTGATTGGCGAGGCCTTGCGCCACTCCGGCGCGGACCTGCTGGTCCTGGGCACCCACGCCCGTGAAGGCGTTTCGCGCTTCTTCCTCGGCAGCGTGGCCAGCCAACTGCTGGCGTCGGTCGACAGCGACGCCTTGATCGTGCCGCCGGCTGACTGA
- a CDS encoding cation-transporting P-type ATPase — MGNAPSQHSDHTWHGLTAQQALDAQHSSASGLSQDEAELRLQRHGANRLPPPQRRGPLLRLLYQFHNVLLYMMLVAALITALLGHWVDTSVILAAVLINVIIGFIQEGKAENALDAIRSMLSPHAMVLRGGERHEIDAERLVPGDIVLLVSGDKVPADLRLISVKNLLVEEAALTGESVPVEKSVAHCNADAALGDRRCMAYSGTLVASGQASGVVVATGTSTELGRIGAMLQQVQAMTTPLLRQIEQFSRWLALAILIFAMATFALGTFWHGQDPTEMFMMVVALTAAAIPEGLPALMTVILALGVQRMAGRNAIVRRLPAVETLGSVTVICSDKTGTLTRNEMTGQRLVTASRVLDVSGVGYAPTGAFHLDGALLEPDAALLEIARAATLCNDAQLQQDAAGSWRLQGDPTEGALHTLALKAGLETPTLNLQLPRSDSIPFESEHRFMASLHHDHQGHGVIFLKGAPERLLEMCSDQRDADGGVQPLDADYWRRQATDLAARGLRLLAIASRAASASQRSLSFADVEQDMTLLALVGIIDPPREEAIAAVAECQRAGIRVKMITGDHAETARAIGAQLGIGIGMPAMTGAELELLDERSLREVLPGVEVFARASPEHKLRLVQAMQASGEVVAMTGDGVNDAPALKRADVGVAMGDKGTEAAKEAAEVVLADDNFATIAGAVREGRAIYDNLKKFILFALPTNGGQALIVIAAILFQLTLPLTPAQVLWINMVTSVTLGLALAFEPAESGLMDRPPRAPDEPLLSGLFVWRVLLVSVLMAGAGIGLFLWELQQGTGLDSARTMALNAVVMCEVFYLINSRRIFASVLSFKGLFGSRAVLLAIAACLLLQALYTYAPAMQRLFNSTALDAAQWARVVLAGLAVFVIAELEKWLIRRWRLQPKR, encoded by the coding sequence ATGGGCAATGCCCCCTCACAACATAGTGACCACACCTGGCACGGTTTGACTGCACAACAAGCGCTCGATGCCCAGCACAGCAGCGCCAGCGGTCTCAGCCAGGACGAAGCCGAACTGCGCCTGCAACGCCACGGCGCCAACCGCCTGCCGCCGCCGCAACGCCGTGGACCGCTGCTGCGCCTGCTCTATCAGTTCCACAACGTGCTGCTCTACATGATGCTGGTCGCCGCCCTGATCACCGCCCTGCTCGGCCATTGGGTCGATACCTCGGTGATCCTTGCCGCCGTGCTGATCAACGTGATCATCGGCTTCATCCAGGAAGGCAAGGCGGAGAACGCGCTGGACGCCATCCGCAGCATGCTCTCGCCCCACGCCATGGTGCTGCGTGGCGGTGAACGCCATGAAATCGATGCCGAGCGCCTGGTGCCCGGCGACATCGTGCTGCTGGTATCCGGCGACAAGGTGCCAGCCGACCTGCGCCTGATCAGCGTGAAGAACCTGCTGGTGGAAGAAGCGGCGCTGACCGGCGAATCGGTACCGGTGGAAAAATCCGTGGCGCACTGCAACGCCGACGCCGCGCTCGGCGACCGGCGCTGCATGGCCTATTCCGGCACCCTGGTGGCCAGCGGTCAGGCCAGCGGCGTGGTGGTGGCCACTGGCACGAGCACCGAGCTGGGCCGCATCGGCGCCATGCTGCAACAGGTGCAGGCGATGACCACGCCGCTGCTGCGGCAGATCGAGCAATTCAGCCGCTGGCTGGCGCTGGCCATCCTGATCTTCGCCATGGCTACCTTCGCCCTCGGCACCTTCTGGCACGGTCAGGACCCGACCGAAATGTTCATGATGGTGGTGGCGCTGACCGCTGCCGCCATCCCCGAAGGCCTGCCGGCACTGATGACGGTGATTCTCGCCCTCGGCGTGCAGCGCATGGCCGGGCGCAACGCCATCGTGCGGCGTCTGCCAGCCGTGGAAACCCTCGGTTCGGTAACGGTGATCTGCTCGGACAAGACCGGCACCCTGACGCGCAACGAAATGACCGGGCAGCGTCTGGTCACTGCCAGCCGTGTGCTCGACGTCAGCGGCGTCGGCTATGCCCCGACGGGCGCCTTCCATCTCGACGGTGCACTGCTGGAGCCGGATGCCGCGCTACTGGAAATCGCCCGCGCCGCCACCCTGTGCAACGACGCCCAGTTGCAGCAGGACGCGGCAGGTAGCTGGCGCCTGCAGGGCGACCCCACCGAGGGCGCGCTGCACACCCTGGCTCTGAAGGCCGGGCTGGAGACCCCGACGCTGAACCTGCAACTGCCGCGTAGCGACAGCATTCCCTTCGAGTCCGAGCATCGCTTCATGGCCAGCCTGCACCATGACCATCAGGGCCATGGTGTGATCTTCCTCAAGGGCGCGCCGGAGCGCCTGCTGGAAATGTGCAGCGACCAGCGCGATGCCGACGGCGGCGTGCAGCCGCTGGACGCCGACTACTGGCGGCGCCAGGCCACCGACCTGGCCGCCCGTGGCCTGCGCCTGCTGGCCATCGCCAGCCGCGCGGCCTCGGCCTCCCAACGCAGCCTGAGCTTCGCCGATGTGGAGCAGGACATGACCCTGCTGGCCCTGGTCGGCATCATCGACCCGCCGCGCGAGGAAGCCATCGCCGCCGTCGCCGAATGCCAACGCGCCGGTATCCGGGTCAAGATGATCACCGGCGACCACGCCGAAACCGCCCGCGCCATCGGCGCCCAGTTGGGCATTGGTATTGGCATGCCCGCGATGACCGGCGCCGAGCTGGAGCTGCTCGACGAGCGCAGTCTGCGCGAGGTGCTGCCCGGCGTCGAGGTGTTCGCCCGTGCCAGCCCGGAGCACAAGCTGCGTCTGGTACAGGCCATGCAGGCCAGCGGCGAAGTGGTGGCGATGACCGGCGACGGCGTCAACGACGCCCCGGCTCTGAAACGTGCCGACGTCGGCGTGGCCATGGGCGACAAGGGTACCGAGGCGGCCAAGGAAGCGGCCGAAGTGGTGCTGGCCGACGACAACTTCGCCACTATCGCCGGCGCCGTGCGTGAGGGCCGGGCGATCTACGACAACCTGAAGAAGTTCATCCTCTTCGCCCTGCCCACCAACGGCGGCCAGGCGCTGATCGTGATCGCCGCCATCCTGTTCCAGCTGACCCTGCCACTGACCCCGGCGCAAGTGCTGTGGATCAACATGGTCACCTCGGTGACCCTGGGCCTGGCACTGGCCTTCGAACCGGCCGAGTCCGGGCTGATGGACCGCCCACCACGGGCACCAGACGAGCCCTTGCTGTCGGGCTTGTTCGTCTGGCGCGTGCTGCTGGTGTCGGTGCTGATGGCCGGCGCCGGCATCGGTCTGTTCCTCTGGGAATTGCAACAGGGCACCGGCCTGGACAGCGCGCGGACCATGGCACTGAACGCCGTGGTGATGTGCGAGGTGTTCTACCTGATCAACAGCCGGCGCATCTTCGCCTCGGTGCTCAGTTTCAAGGGCCTGTTCGGCAGCCGCGCGGTGCTGCTGGCCATCGCCGCCTGTCTGCTGCTGCAGGCGCTGTACACCTACGCGCCAGCGATGCAGCGGCTGTTCAATTCCACCGCGCTGGATGCGGCGCAGTGGGCGCGCGTGGTGCTGGCCGGACTGGCGGTGTTCGTCATCGCCGAACTGGAGAAGTGGCTGATCCGGCGTTGGCGCCTGCAGCCGAAAAGGTAA